In Cryptomeria japonica chromosome 10, Sugi_1.0, whole genome shotgun sequence, a genomic segment contains:
- the LOC131062832 gene encoding probable carboxylesterase 15, with protein sequence MSEKGEAELLEDFASLIKLYSDGSVERGDDSSFPVALSENDNFNYKHVEYKDVVMDEATGLWARLYLPPETTSKAPLIMYYHGGGFCIHSPTAPIVHRACQMWAARLGALFVSVNYRLAPEHRLPCAYQDSIAALHWLQLQAVVAESADPWLGSHADFSRVFLAGDSAGGNIAHHLGLWAAGAKAEIEIKGLILVYPYFGGEERTSSEKENSSVFSLEESDALWRLALPVGSNRDHPFSNPLVDEAVASAPDIPPMLFVIAGHDLLRDRQMNYCEFLKKCGKQIRVHVCDEEDHGFLFSKMEEPSLVEALRCISDFIK encoded by the coding sequence ATGTCGGAGAAAGGTGAGGCTGAGCTACTCGAGGATTTCGCTAGTCTAATCAAGCTTTACAGTGACGGATCAGTTGAAAGAGGAGACGACTCATCTTTCCCCGTCGCCCTTTCAGAGAACGATAACTTCAATTACAAGCATGTGGAATACAAAGACGTCGTGATGGACGAGGCAACTGGATTGTGGGCGCGCCTCTACTTGCCGCCCGAAACAACGAGCAAAGCGCCCCTAATAATGTACTACCATGGCGGCGGGTTTTGCATCCATAGCCCGACAGCGCCCATCGTACACCGCGCGTGCCAGATGTGGGCGGCCAGGCTCGGCGCACTCTTCGTTTCAGTCAATTACAGGTTGGCTCCTGAGCACCGCCTTCCTTGTGCGTACCAGGATTCCATCGCAGCGCTGCACTGGCTCCAGCTGCAGGCCGTGGTGGCGGAATCAGCAGATCCGTGGTTGGGCTCCCACGCCGACTTTTCTAGGGTTTTTCTGGCGGGCGACAGCGCAGGAGGGAACATTGCGCATCATTTGGGCTTGTGGGCGGCCGGCGCAAAGGCGGAGATCGAAATCAAGGGGCTGATTTTGGTGTATCCGTACTTCGGAGGCGAAGAGCGCACGTCGTCGGAGAAGGAGAACTCGTCAGTTTTCAGTTTGGAGGAGTCGGACGCCCTGTGGAGACTTGCCTTGCCCGTGGGAAGCAACAGAGATCATCCCTTCTCCAACCCCCTTGTAGATGAAGCCGTTGCCTCTGCTCCTGACATTCCACCGATGCTTTTTGTGATTGCAGGGCACGATTTACTGAGAGATCGACAGATGAACTACTGTGAGTTTCTGAAGAAATGTGGGAAACAGATTCGTGTGCATGTGTGTGACGAGGAAGACCATGGCTTCCTTTTCTCCAAAATGGAGGAGCCCAGCTTAGTTGAAGCCCTCCGTTGCATCTCTGATTTCATCAAATGA